A stretch of Pseudomonas sp. LRP2-20 DNA encodes these proteins:
- a CDS encoding cyclic peptide export ABC transporter, with protein MNRSTPGALRELLGLLKPYRLIVAFAVGLGIVGGLCITLLLANINNLLHAPGALSWGVVLAFAGICLVALGSSIASDIGTNYVGQHVIAGLRRDLGEKVLSAPIEQIERYRSHRLIPVLTHDVDTISDFAFAFAPLAISLSVTLGCLGYLAQLSWPMFLIAALAVLIGTAVQYIARVRGIRGFNAAREAEDELQKHYDGVASGAKELRISRPRRQRMFNDRISRTANYIRDTHVRSINIFVIAKSLGSMLFFVVIGLVLALQQAQLVSDPKVTSGFVLVLLYMKGPLEHLVSTLPIVSRAQIAFRRIAELSQQFSSPEPHLLLAANEVPDQQIRSLELRNVGFAFPPVAGAAPFALGPINLRIEHGDILFIVGENGCGKTTLIKLLLGLYAPQQGEILLDGQAVTAANRDDYRQLFTTVFADYYLFDDLLQDAQALPEDAGKYLQRLEIAHKVQIRDGAFTTTDLSTGQRKRLALVNAWLEKRPVLVFDEWAADQDPTFRRIFYTELLPELKRLGKTIIVISHDDRYFDVADHLLRLRDGKRVEEEITEFSH; from the coding sequence ATGAACCGATCGACCCCTGGCGCACTTCGCGAACTCCTCGGCTTGCTCAAACCCTACCGGCTGATCGTCGCCTTTGCCGTCGGGCTGGGTATCGTCGGCGGCTTGTGCATCACCTTGCTGCTGGCCAACATCAACAACCTGCTGCATGCTCCTGGTGCCCTGAGCTGGGGTGTGGTGCTGGCGTTTGCCGGCATCTGCCTGGTGGCGCTGGGCTCCTCCATCGCCTCGGACATTGGCACCAACTATGTCGGCCAGCACGTCATCGCCGGCTTGCGCCGCGACCTGGGCGAGAAGGTGCTCAGTGCGCCCATCGAACAGATCGAGCGCTACCGCAGTCACCGCCTGATCCCGGTGCTGACCCATGACGTCGACACCATCAGCGACTTCGCTTTCGCCTTCGCGCCGCTGGCCATTTCGCTGTCAGTGACCCTGGGCTGCCTGGGTTACCTGGCCCAGCTGTCCTGGCCGATGTTCCTGATCGCTGCCCTTGCCGTACTGATCGGCACTGCCGTGCAATACATCGCACGGGTCCGTGGCATCCGCGGTTTCAACGCAGCGCGCGAAGCCGAGGACGAACTGCAGAAACATTACGACGGCGTTGCATCGGGCGCCAAGGAGCTGCGCATCAGCCGGCCGCGTCGTCAGCGCATGTTCAACGACCGCATCAGCCGCACGGCGAACTACATCCGCGACACCCACGTGCGTTCGATCAACATCTTCGTCATCGCCAAGAGCCTCGGTTCGATGCTGTTTTTCGTGGTCATCGGCTTGGTGCTGGCCCTGCAACAAGCCCAGTTGGTCAGCGACCCCAAGGTCACCAGCGGCTTCGTGCTGGTGCTGCTTTACATGAAAGGGCCGCTGGAGCACCTGGTCTCGACCCTACCGATCGTCAGCCGCGCGCAGATCGCCTTCCGCCGCATTGCCGAGTTGTCGCAGCAGTTCTCCTCGCCCGAGCCGCACCTGCTGCTTGCCGCCAACGAAGTGCCGGATCAGCAGATTCGCAGCCTCGAACTGCGCAACGTCGGCTTTGCCTTCCCGCCGGTGGCAGGCGCGGCGCCGTTTGCCCTGGGGCCGATCAACCTGCGCATCGAACACGGCGACATCCTGTTCATCGTCGGCGAGAACGGTTGTGGCAAGACCACCCTGATCAAGCTGCTGCTGGGCCTGTATGCACCACAGCAGGGCGAGATCCTGCTCGATGGCCAGGCTGTCACGGCAGCCAACCGCGATGACTATCGCCAGCTGTTCACCACCGTGTTCGCCGACTACTACCTGTTCGATGACCTGCTGCAAGACGCCCAGGCCCTGCCCGAGGATGCCGGCAAGTATCTGCAGCGCCTGGAGATCGCGCACAAGGTGCAGATCCGTGACGGCGCCTTCACCACCACCGACCTGTCCACCGGCCAGCGCAAGCGCCTGGCACTGGTCAACGCCTGGCTGGAAAAGCGCCCGGTGCTGGTGTTCGACGAATGGGCCGCCGACCAGGACCCGACGTTCCGGCGCATTTTCTACACCGAACTGCTGCCGGAACTGAAGCGCCTGGGCAAGACCATCATCGTCATCAGCCACGACGATCGCTACTTCGACGTCGCCGATCACCTGTTGCGCCTGCGCGACGGCAAGCGCGTGGAAGAAGAAATCACAGAATTTTCACATTGA
- a CDS encoding twin-arginine translocation signal domain-containing protein, producing MRFSRRGFMVGLAVAGAAGSAAWYARQPRDHDEKLGKDEVETPGEATVDAATAAGVRIGDKLRGIWDLRFSGAEAGLDGLPLQDVQMLLDVGPSGRSLRGFIDVAERLRGSDQPRYRVLGELVAADAGKVRWRLVPAGASAPSHELEATLDEVWASWGNAGAGTLTGRIRRSDRPLLSPEPDNHFVASKHAFPEARQVTPLAPALMAWLNSPEHRLFHQVWHATRDKWHRLAEDKRDALRGAGWQPGPRDAERGARGRRKHLNGSGEDFFFMHRHMLGHARGLQPDLPNWTQLPLPSPQLEYDRQGFIRYHENHDGNSVPPAWVAANDEELSQWLHGIKAAETFFSNFQVWESQYQDPDYLSRLTLGQFGSEVELNIHDWLHMRWATVTRDPSNGAPVMGDRNQTDYAARWFREENDFLGDPFSSHVNPVFWRFHGWIDDRIEDWYRAHERAHPGEVQRREVNGVSWFAPGRWVQVGDPWLGPMTHGCGGISDAGGGAGEMEVEAMKLALRIAFSGEREVDDLLRRTPRRPWYARHMKLPEGA from the coding sequence ATGAGGTTTTCCAGGCGTGGGTTCATGGTGGGGCTGGCGGTAGCCGGGGCGGCGGGTTCGGCAGCGTGGTATGCGCGCCAGCCGCGCGACCACGACGAGAAGCTCGGCAAAGATGAAGTAGAGACCCCCGGCGAGGCCACGGTCGATGCCGCTACCGCTGCGGGTGTGCGCATTGGCGACAAACTGCGCGGCATCTGGGACCTGCGCTTCAGTGGTGCCGAGGCTGGCCTGGATGGCCTGCCCCTGCAGGACGTGCAGATGCTGCTGGATGTCGGCCCGAGCGGCCGCTCGCTGCGTGGTTTCATCGACGTGGCTGAACGCCTGCGCGGCAGTGACCAGCCCCGTTACCGGGTGCTCGGCGAACTGGTCGCCGCCGATGCCGGCAAGGTCCGCTGGCGCCTGGTGCCGGCTGGGGCGTCAGCGCCCAGCCATGAACTGGAGGCGACCCTCGATGAAGTCTGGGCATCCTGGGGCAACGCTGGCGCCGGCACCCTGACTGGGCGAATCCGTCGCAGCGACCGGCCACTGTTGAGCCCTGAGCCGGACAATCACTTCGTCGCCAGCAAGCACGCCTTCCCCGAGGCGCGCCAGGTCACGCCGCTGGCGCCAGCGCTGATGGCCTGGCTGAACTCGCCCGAGCACCGCCTGTTCCACCAGGTGTGGCATGCCACCCGGGACAAGTGGCACCGTCTGGCCGAAGACAAGCGCGACGCCCTGCGCGGCGCTGGCTGGCAACCCGGCCCGCGTGACGCCGAACGCGGCGCACGCGGGCGGCGCAAGCACCTCAATGGCTCCGGCGAGGACTTCTTTTTCATGCACCGGCACATGCTGGGGCACGCCCGCGGTCTGCAGCCTGACCTGCCGAACTGGACGCAACTGCCGCTGCCGTCACCGCAGCTGGAGTACGACCGCCAGGGGTTCATCCGTTATCATGAAAACCATGACGGCAACTCGGTGCCACCGGCCTGGGTCGCGGCCAATGACGAGGAACTGAGCCAGTGGTTGCATGGCATCAAGGCGGCCGAAACGTTTTTCAGCAATTTCCAGGTCTGGGAATCGCAGTACCAGGACCCGGACTACCTCAGCCGCCTGACCCTGGGGCAGTTCGGGTCGGAGGTGGAACTGAACATCCACGACTGGCTGCACATGCGCTGGGCCACCGTCACCCGCGACCCGTCCAACGGCGCGCCGGTGATGGGCGATCGCAACCAGACGGACTATGCGGCGCGCTGGTTCCGTGAGGAGAACGACTTCCTCGGCGACCCGTTCTCGTCACACGTCAACCCGGTGTTCTGGCGCTTCCATGGCTGGATCGACGACCGTATCGAGGACTGGTACCGGGCCCATGAGCGGGCCCATCCGGGTGAGGTGCAGCGGCGCGAGGTCAATGGTGTGTCGTGGTTTGCGCCTGGGCGCTGGGTGCAGGTTGGCGACCCTTGGCTCGGGCCGATGACCCATGGTTGTGGGGGGATTTCCGATGCCGGGGGCGGGGCTGGGGAGATGGAAGTGGAGGCGATGAAGCTGGCGTTGCGCATTGCCTTCAGTGGCGAGCGGGAGGTTGACGACCTGCTGCGGCGTACGCCGCGTAGGCCTTGGTATGCGCGGCATATGAAGTTGCCCGAGGGGGCGTGA
- the pvdN gene encoding pyoverdine-tailoring periplasmic protein PvdN produces the protein MNDRRSFLKQAGLFAAALPLTGSFTTNALAAPLEAKPGQDKWQALRQQFDLDPAYLHFCNFLLASHPRVVSEAIARFRARLDQNPGEMVDWDREELWGYENEVRAWAGRYFGVQPSQVALTGSTTEGLSMIYGGLQVAPGKEILVSAHEHYSTNTRLAYRERLMGTQVRRVALFKDPQLVSVDEMLGNIRQAIRPETRVLGMTWVQSGSGVKLPIGEVGELVKTLNQGRDEQDRILYVVDGVHGFGIEDVTFADFNCDYFIAGTHKWLFGPRGTGVIIAREAKPQPYLVPSLPTFTKGENFGTLMTPGGYHAFDHRLALGKAFELHLQLGKADVQARVHQLNDYLKQRLAEHPKVQLVTPRSRQLSAGFTFFRVEGRDCDAVARHLMANKVISDAVDRDVGPVVRLAPSLLNDEAEIDRVMAILAPQLA, from the coding sequence ATGAACGACCGTCGCAGCTTTCTCAAGCAGGCCGGACTGTTCGCCGCCGCCCTGCCCTTGACCGGCAGTTTTACTACCAACGCACTGGCCGCCCCCCTTGAGGCAAAACCCGGCCAGGACAAGTGGCAGGCCCTGCGCCAGCAGTTCGACCTGGACCCGGCCTACCTGCACTTCTGCAATTTCCTGCTCGCCTCCCACCCCCGCGTGGTCAGCGAGGCCATCGCCCGCTTCCGCGCGCGGCTGGACCAGAACCCGGGCGAAATGGTCGACTGGGACCGCGAGGAACTCTGGGGCTATGAAAACGAGGTGCGCGCCTGGGCCGGCCGCTACTTCGGCGTACAGCCGAGCCAGGTGGCCCTGACCGGTAGCACCACCGAAGGCTTGTCGATGATCTACGGCGGCCTGCAGGTGGCGCCGGGCAAGGAAATCCTGGTCAGCGCCCACGAGCATTATTCCACCAACACCCGCCTGGCCTACCGCGAACGGCTGATGGGCACCCAGGTGCGCCGGGTGGCGCTGTTCAAGGACCCGCAACTGGTCTCGGTGGACGAAATGCTCGGCAATATCCGCCAGGCCATCCGCCCGGAAACCCGCGTGCTCGGCATGACCTGGGTGCAGTCTGGCAGCGGCGTCAAACTGCCGATCGGCGAAGTCGGCGAACTGGTGAAAACGCTAAACCAGGGGCGTGACGAGCAGGACCGGATCCTCTACGTGGTCGACGGAGTGCACGGCTTCGGCATCGAGGACGTGACCTTCGCCGACTTCAACTGCGACTACTTCATCGCCGGCACCCACAAGTGGCTGTTCGGCCCACGCGGCACTGGCGTGATCATCGCCCGCGAAGCAAAGCCCCAGCCGTACCTGGTGCCCAGCCTGCCGACCTTCACCAAGGGCGAGAACTTCGGCACCTTGATGACCCCCGGTGGCTACCACGCCTTCGACCATCGCCTGGCCCTGGGCAAGGCCTTCGAACTGCACCTGCAGCTGGGCAAGGCCGATGTCCAGGCCCGCGTGCACCAGCTCAATGACTACCTCAAGCAGCGCCTCGCCGAACACCCCAAGGTGCAACTGGTGACGCCACGCAGCCGCCAGCTTTCCGCCGGCTTCACCTTCTTCCGCGTCGAGGGCCGCGATTGCGACGCCGTTGCCCGCCACCTGATGGCCAACAAGGTGATCAGCGACGCCGTCGACCGTGATGTCGGCCCGGTGGTGCGCCTGGCCCCGAGCCTGCTCAACGACGAAGCCGAGATCGACCGGGTGATGGCCATCCTCGCCCCGCAACTCGCCTGA
- a CDS encoding formylglycine-generating enzyme family protein: MHMFKPLALVAALLASAPAFASDAHAPGKTFKDCKDCPQMVVLPAGSFTMGVPDDEVGRQPDEGPMHTVTFARPFAISQFQVQARQLQAWQREAKVTLPDGDDRPGRRCTNGKPSYPQGPDQPAVCISYDEVKAYVAWLSKKTGKHYRMLSEAEREYGARAGSSGPFPFPFDEGKEYSIAKHANTYGAADGFNYTSPAGSFPANAFGLYDMHGNVYEWVADCRHDNYVGAPADGSAWMEASCEYNHIRGNDYSEAPVFSRSGNRNYREPYVRGDWLGFRVAREL; encoded by the coding sequence ATGCACATGTTCAAGCCCCTGGCCCTGGTGGCCGCCCTGCTCGCCAGCGCCCCGGCCTTTGCCAGCGATGCGCACGCACCCGGCAAGACGTTCAAGGACTGCAAGGATTGCCCGCAGATGGTCGTGCTGCCCGCCGGCAGTTTCACCATGGGCGTGCCTGACGACGAAGTCGGCCGCCAGCCGGACGAAGGCCCGATGCACACCGTGACCTTCGCCAGGCCCTTCGCCATCAGCCAGTTCCAGGTCCAGGCCAGACAGCTGCAGGCCTGGCAACGCGAAGCCAAGGTCACCCTCCCCGACGGCGACGACCGCCCAGGCCGCCGCTGCACCAACGGCAAGCCCAGCTACCCGCAAGGCCCCGACCAACCGGCGGTGTGCATCAGCTACGACGAGGTGAAGGCCTACGTCGCCTGGTTGTCGAAGAAGACCGGCAAGCATTACCGCATGCTCAGCGAAGCCGAGCGCGAATACGGCGCCCGCGCAGGCAGCAGCGGCCCGTTCCCGTTCCCCTTCGATGAAGGCAAGGAATACAGCATCGCCAAGCACGCCAACACCTATGGCGCCGCCGACGGCTTCAACTACACCTCGCCAGCCGGCAGCTTCCCGGCCAATGCCTTCGGCCTCTACGACATGCACGGCAATGTCTACGAATGGGTCGCCGACTGCCGGCACGACAACTACGTCGGCGCACCCGCCGATGGCAGTGCGTGGATGGAAGCAAGCTGCGAGTACAACCACATCCGCGGCAACGACTACAGCGAAGCCCCGGTGTTCTCCCGCTCCGGCAACCGCAACTACCGCGAACCCTATGTGCGGGGCGACTGGCTGGGCTTCCGGGTAGCCCGCGAGCTCTGA
- a CDS encoding TonB-dependent siderophore receptor — MTTNTVSPLAKAVRRKSLALLTPSLLACALAASLNANAEPVQLNIPSQGLVGALNALAKQADLQLLYSPETVRNTTAPAIKGNMEPEQALRLLLRDSGLTYQIDGHTVILNGASGSSAMELGPLNINANTLNATSEGTNSYAARAVTIGKGVHTLKETPQSVTVMTRKMLDDQNLNTLEQVLDKTPGITTYDSPMGGKYFYSRGFNLDGQYQYDGVPLDVGGNYVQANSFSSDMAFYDRVEILKGAAGMMKGSGSSAGGVNFVRKRGQDKAHTSVTLSAGSWDNYRSQVDVGGPLNESGTVRGRAVAALQDKQYFYDNADRQDRVAYGAIDWDVTPDTTLGFGLAYEDVDASPCYHGLPRYADGSDLKLSRSTCLGASWNDLQSERITGFADLKHRFNDDWSLNFASVYTHNNQNIEYGYSEGSVPVGATTGAMGRYSGRFDYDQTDYGFDSYIDGKFEAFGLEHELIIGANASRQKNHDYFALLALSGTQNPFDPSDNFPHPAKADYQTGTIRGGPFPTDSTTTQWGTYANLRLKLAEPLTLVLGTRVSWYRNDRDSYTQRWDTWEHIRSKENGEVTPFGALLYDLNDQWTAYASYAQIFQPQGNLTTADGQSLQPKTGGSYELGIKGELLDGNLNTSFNLFRTIEDHRAETDYENVCAGSSDGYCYTDSGKVRAQGFEAEISGSPIDRLQLLAGYTYTQTKYLKTINDTDPTELTFTSSFIPRHMLKVWGDYQLDGALDRWTIGAGVSSQSDNFRRQGNIRIEQPGYTLFSGRVQYRLDQNWTVAVNGNNLFDKKYYSTIGATGWGNYYGEPRNFMLTLKGDF, encoded by the coding sequence ATGACCACTAACACGGTTTCGCCGCTCGCCAAGGCGGTTCGCAGGAAATCACTGGCCTTGTTGACCCCGTCGCTGCTGGCTTGTGCGCTGGCAGCCTCGCTGAACGCCAATGCCGAACCGGTACAACTGAACATCCCTTCCCAGGGCCTGGTCGGGGCGCTGAATGCGTTGGCCAAGCAGGCCGACCTGCAGCTGCTGTACAGCCCGGAGACCGTGCGCAACACCACCGCGCCGGCCATCAAGGGCAACATGGAGCCCGAGCAGGCACTGCGCCTGCTGCTGCGTGACAGCGGCCTGACCTACCAGATCGACGGCCACACGGTGATCCTCAATGGCGCATCCGGCTCGTCGGCAATGGAGCTGGGCCCACTGAACATCAATGCCAACACGCTGAATGCCACGAGTGAGGGGACCAACTCGTATGCTGCACGCGCCGTAACCATTGGCAAAGGCGTTCATACCCTGAAGGAGACGCCGCAGTCGGTCACCGTCATGACCCGCAAGATGCTCGACGACCAGAACCTCAACACCCTCGAGCAGGTGCTGGACAAGACGCCCGGCATCACCACCTATGACTCGCCCATGGGCGGCAAGTACTTCTACTCGCGCGGTTTCAACCTCGACGGCCAGTACCAGTACGACGGCGTGCCCCTCGATGTGGGCGGCAACTACGTGCAGGCCAACAGTTTTTCCAGCGACATGGCGTTCTATGACCGCGTCGAGATCCTGAAAGGCGCGGCCGGCATGATGAAGGGCTCCGGCTCCTCGGCCGGTGGTGTCAACTTCGTGCGCAAACGTGGCCAGGACAAAGCCCACACCAGCGTGACCCTCTCCGCCGGCAGCTGGGACAACTACCGCAGCCAGGTGGACGTGGGCGGCCCGCTGAACGAGTCGGGCACCGTGCGCGGCCGCGCCGTGGCGGCGCTGCAGGACAAGCAGTATTTCTACGACAACGCCGATCGCCAGGACCGCGTCGCCTATGGCGCCATCGACTGGGATGTGACGCCCGACACCACCCTGGGCTTCGGTCTGGCCTACGAGGATGTCGACGCCTCCCCTTGCTATCACGGCCTGCCGCGCTACGCCGATGGCAGCGACCTGAAACTGTCCCGCTCGACCTGCCTGGGTGCCAGCTGGAACGACCTGCAAAGCGAGCGCATTACCGGTTTCGCCGACCTCAAGCACCGCTTCAACGACGACTGGTCGCTGAACTTCGCGTCGGTCTACACCCATAACAACCAGAACATCGAGTACGGCTACTCTGAAGGCTCGGTACCGGTGGGTGCCACCACCGGCGCGATGGGGCGCTATTCCGGGCGCTTCGATTACGACCAGACCGACTACGGCTTCGATAGCTACATCGATGGCAAGTTCGAGGCGTTCGGCCTGGAGCACGAACTGATCATCGGGGCCAACGCCAGCCGCCAGAAAAACCACGACTACTTCGCCCTGCTGGCATTGAGCGGCACGCAGAACCCTTTCGACCCGTCGGATAACTTCCCGCACCCGGCCAAGGCCGACTACCAGACCGGCACCATCCGCGGCGGCCCGTTCCCGACCGACTCCACCACGACCCAATGGGGCACCTATGCCAACCTGCGCCTGAAACTGGCCGAGCCCCTCACCCTGGTGCTGGGTACCCGTGTCAGCTGGTACCGCAATGACCGCGACTCCTATACCCAGCGCTGGGATACCTGGGAACATATCCGCAGCAAGGAAAACGGCGAAGTCACGCCATTCGGCGCCTTGCTCTACGACCTGAACGACCAGTGGACCGCCTACGCCAGCTACGCGCAGATCTTCCAGCCGCAAGGCAACCTGACCACCGCCGATGGTCAATCGCTGCAGCCCAAGACCGGTGGCAGCTATGAGCTGGGCATCAAGGGCGAGTTGCTCGACGGCAACCTCAACACGTCGTTCAACCTGTTCCGTACCATCGAAGACCACCGTGCTGAAACCGACTATGAGAACGTCTGTGCAGGCTCCAGTGACGGTTATTGCTACACCGACAGCGGCAAGGTCCGTGCCCAGGGCTTCGAGGCCGAGATCAGCGGCTCGCCGATCGACCGCCTGCAACTGCTGGCCGGCTACACCTATACCCAGACCAAGTACCTGAAGACCATTAACGATACCGACCCGACCGAGCTGACGTTCACCTCCAGCTTCATTCCGCGGCACATGCTCAAGGTCTGGGGTGACTACCAGCTTGATGGCGCGCTGGATCGCTGGACGATCGGTGCCGGGGTGTCCAGCCAGAGCGACAACTTCCGCCGCCAGGGCAACATCCGCATCGAGCAGCCGGGCTACACGCTGTTCAGCGGCCGCGTGCAGTATCGCCTGGACCAGAACTGGACCGTTGCGGTCAATGGCAACAACCTGTTCGACAAGAAGTACTACAGCACCATCGGGGCTACCGGTTGGGGTAACTACTATGGCGAACCACGCAACTTCATGCTGACCTTGAAGGGAGATTTCTGA
- a CDS encoding alpha/beta hydrolase, which translates to MLHPELEAFLDLAEANAGNAPFHHMSPVEARRVFQQSTEQLRWAAPENLAIEALYAPARDGAAIPLRLYRPPQAAARLPVLVYFHGGGFVVGSLDSHDGVCRELCARAGCAVLAVGYRLAPEHRFPIALEDGEDCLAWLASQAECLGLDRARVAFGGDSAGATLATVLAIEAARLGERAALTPCAQLLCYPVTDASRQSVSRTLFGEGYLLESDTLEWFYDHYARTPQDRQDWRFSPLLAEDLSGVAPAIVALAGLDPLLDEGRAYVERLREAGVAVEVMELPGLTHDLLRMASVLPDVLQVHERLCAALGRAMG; encoded by the coding sequence ATGCTGCATCCTGAACTTGAAGCTTTTCTCGACCTGGCCGAAGCCAATGCTGGCAATGCGCCGTTTCATCACATGAGCCCTGTGGAAGCCCGCCGGGTGTTCCAGCAGTCCACCGAACAACTGCGCTGGGCAGCGCCTGAAAACCTGGCCATCGAAGCGCTGTACGCCCCTGCCAGGGACGGTGCGGCCATACCGCTGCGCCTGTATCGGCCGCCACAGGCAGCGGCCCGGTTGCCGGTGCTGGTGTATTTTCACGGCGGCGGTTTTGTCGTCGGCAGCCTCGACAGCCACGATGGCGTCTGCCGCGAACTGTGCGCAAGGGCCGGCTGCGCGGTATTGGCGGTGGGTTACCGGTTGGCGCCGGAACACCGTTTCCCGATTGCCCTGGAGGACGGTGAGGATTGCCTGGCCTGGCTGGCCAGCCAGGCTGAGTGCCTGGGCCTGGACCGCGCCCGTGTGGCCTTCGGCGGCGACAGCGCAGGTGCCACCCTGGCCACGGTGCTGGCCATCGAAGCGGCGCGGCTGGGGGAGCGCGCAGCGCTGACGCCGTGTGCCCAGCTGCTGTGCTACCCGGTGACCGATGCCAGCCGGCAGAGTGTTTCGCGCACGCTGTTCGGCGAGGGTTACCTGCTGGAAAGCGATACCTTGGAATGGTTCTACGACCACTACGCACGCACGCCGCAGGACCGCCAGGACTGGCGCTTCTCGCCGTTGCTGGCAGAGGATCTGAGCGGTGTCGCGCCAGCCATCGTTGCGCTGGCCGGGCTCGACCCGCTGCTGGATGAGGGGAGGGCCTACGTCGAGCGCTTGCGCGAGGCTGGAGTAGCGGTCGAGGTGATGGAGCTGCCGGGGCTGACCCATGACCTGTTGCGCATGGCCTCGGTGCTGCCGGATGTGCTGCAGGTGCATGAGCGGTTGTGTGCGGCGTTGGGGAGGGCGATGGGATAA
- the pvdM gene encoding pyoverdine-tailoring dipeptidase-like protein PvdM: MNTTRLRKAPYLAALALILALAGAAAWYLFIYLPAGYPREVMKHAEELQERIISFDSHITVPLNFGTEGKEADKDGSGQFDLVKAGRGRLSGAALTIFGWPEIWNGANAPHRPTAAFVDEARQQQEMRYKILTGMVRDYPNQVAIAYTPADFRRLHGEGKFAIFLSMLNAYPLGHDLDALDTWAARGMRMFGFSYVGNNAWADSSRPLPFLNDTPDALGGLSPLGEQAVGRLNDLGVIIDVSQMSTLALEDVARLSRAPMVASHSAPRALVDIPRNLSDHELQAIKRSGGVVQVVGFPAYLKPLSQGTLDKLNALRKRFDLQPLNGLANALMPGDAIISIWPEQKFGEYASALYAILDEEPRATVKDMVDAIDYTVRKIGIDHVGIASDFNDGGGVTGWMNVGESRNVTAELIQRGYSDADIAKLWGGNFLRVWEQVQRLAKPAASTQAERG; encoded by the coding sequence ATGAACACGACACGCTTGCGCAAGGCCCCCTACCTCGCTGCCCTGGCGCTGATCCTCGCGCTTGCGGGCGCCGCGGCCTGGTACCTCTTCATCTACCTGCCCGCCGGCTACCCGCGCGAAGTGATGAAACACGCAGAAGAACTGCAAGAGCGCATCATCTCCTTCGACAGCCACATCACCGTGCCGCTGAACTTCGGCACCGAAGGCAAGGAGGCCGACAAGGATGGCAGCGGCCAGTTCGACTTGGTCAAGGCGGGCCGCGGGCGCCTCTCGGGGGCTGCACTGACGATCTTCGGCTGGCCGGAAATCTGGAACGGCGCCAATGCGCCCCATCGCCCGACCGCCGCCTTCGTCGATGAAGCGCGCCAGCAGCAGGAGATGCGCTACAAGATCCTCACCGGCATGGTCCGCGACTACCCCAACCAGGTCGCCATCGCCTACACCCCCGCCGACTTCCGACGCCTGCACGGCGAGGGCAAGTTCGCGATCTTCCTCAGCATGCTCAATGCCTACCCGCTGGGCCACGACCTCGATGCCCTGGACACCTGGGCCGCGCGCGGCATGCGCATGTTCGGCTTCAGCTACGTGGGCAACAACGCCTGGGCCGACTCCTCGCGCCCACTGCCGTTCCTCAACGACACCCCCGACGCCCTCGGCGGCCTGTCGCCGCTGGGTGAACAGGCCGTGGGCCGGCTCAACGACCTGGGCGTGATCATCGATGTCTCGCAGATGTCCACCCTGGCCCTGGAAGACGTCGCTCGCCTGAGCCGTGCGCCGATGGTCGCCTCCCACTCGGCGCCGCGTGCGCTGGTGGACATCCCGCGCAACCTCAGCGACCACGAGCTGCAAGCGATCAAGCGCAGCGGCGGTGTGGTGCAGGTGGTGGGCTTCCCGGCCTACCTCAAGCCGCTGAGCCAGGGCACTCTGGACAAGCTCAACGCCCTGCGCAAGCGTTTCGACCTGCAGCCACTGAACGGTCTGGCCAATGCCCTGATGCCAGGTGACGCGATCATCTCCATCTGGCCCGAGCAGAAGTTCGGCGAGTACGCCAGCGCGCTCTACGCCATCCTCGACGAAGAGCCCCGTGCCACGGTCAAGGACATGGTCGACGCCATCGACTACACCGTGCGCAAGATCGGCATCGACCATGTCGGCATCGCCTCCGACTTCAACGACGGTGGCGGCGTCACCGGCTGGATGAACGTCGGCGAGTCGCGCAATGTCACTGCCGAACTGATCCAGCGCGGTTACTCCGACGCCGACATCGCCAAGCTGTGGGGCGGCAACTTCCTGCGCGTGTGGGAGCAGGTGCAGCGCCTGGCCAAGCCCGCTGCCAGCACACAAGCGGAGCGCGGCTGA